In one Rhodococcus sp. B50 genomic region, the following are encoded:
- a CDS encoding ABC transporter ATP-binding protein yields the protein MVGVEVSVEGLTKSFGSQRIWQDVTLTLPAGEVSALLGPSGTGKSVFLKSLIGLLRPEQGSIVIDGTDILQCSSKELYEIRKLFGVLFQDGALFGSMNLYDNVAFPLREHTRKSESEIRQIVMSKLELVGLLGAEDKLPGEISGGMRKRAGLARALVLDPEIILVDEPDSGLDPVRTTYISQTLIDINAEIDATILIVSHNINLARTVPDNIGMLFRRQLVMFGPREVLLTSDEPVVKQFLNGTMIGPIGMSEEKDEATMAHEQALVEAGHHAGGVDDVEGIVPQMQATPGMPERQAVARRQERVRSILHTLPPAAQSAILESLDHNGTSHTARGYADDDTQVIPAYTGEGYEQQVQK from the coding sequence ATCGTGGGAGTCGAGGTTTCCGTCGAGGGGCTGACCAAGTCCTTCGGCTCGCAACGTATCTGGCAGGACGTGACGTTGACGCTGCCGGCGGGTGAGGTGTCTGCGCTGCTCGGTCCGTCGGGTACCGGTAAGTCGGTGTTCCTCAAGTCGCTGATCGGTCTGCTGCGTCCGGAGCAGGGTTCGATCGTGATCGACGGCACCGACATCCTGCAGTGCTCCTCGAAGGAGCTCTACGAGATCCGCAAGTTGTTCGGGGTGTTGTTCCAGGACGGTGCGTTGTTCGGGTCGATGAATCTGTACGACAATGTCGCCTTTCCGTTGCGTGAGCACACCCGCAAGTCCGAGTCGGAGATCCGGCAGATCGTGATGAGCAAGCTCGAGCTCGTCGGTCTGCTCGGCGCGGAGGACAAGTTGCCGGGGGAGATCTCCGGTGGGATGCGCAAGCGTGCCGGGTTGGCGCGGGCGTTGGTGCTCGATCCGGAGATCATTCTGGTGGACGAGCCGGATTCGGGTCTGGATCCGGTGCGCACGACCTATATTTCGCAGACGTTGATCGATATCAATGCGGAGATCGATGCGACGATCCTGATCGTGTCGCACAACATCAATCTGGCGCGGACGGTGCCGGACAATATCGGGATGTTGTTTCGTCGGCAGTTGGTGATGTTCGGTCCGCGGGAGGTGTTGTTGACTTCGGATGAGCCGGTGGTCAAGCAGTTCCTCAACGGCACGATGATCGGTCCGATCGGGATGTCGGAGGAGAAGGACGAGGCGACGATGGCGCACGAGCAGGCGCTCGTGGAGGCCGGGCATCATGCCGGTGGGGTGGACGATGTCGAGGGGATCGTGCCGCAGATGCAGGCGACTCCGGGGATGCCGGAGCGGCAGGCGGTGGCGCGTCGGCAGGAGCGGGTGCGTTCGATCCTGCACACTCTGCCCCCGGCCGCCCAGTCCGCCATCCTCGAATCGCTCGATCACAACGGTACGTCGCACACCGCCCGTGGTTACGCCGACGACGACACCCAGGTCATCCCCGCCTATACCGGAGAGGGATACGAGCAGCAGGTCCAGAAGTAG
- a CDS encoding MCE family protein: protein MGRTGVFGAAACVVAVTVTGCGGLSDIPLPGGADVGSDPIRLAIQFDDVLDLVPQSSVKVDGVPVGRVESISVASDFGWTADVGIVLDSSVDLPANALASVEQSSLLGEKFVQLTPPEDEPPTGRLADGDVIPLDRTRHATELEPVLGALSLLLNGGGVGQIAPIVSELSTAFDGREGTTRSLIEQAETLITGLEQQRDDITRALDGLDELTVRVAEQNEKIAAVLDELPVATEVLEQQRPQLTQLLGQLDRLGSAGVDVLEQSKEDLIADLLALRPTLQELAASGDDLVEALAFVPTVPFPDGVEKVALGNSVNLFLVVDLQIGDALAALGVGQGDPVYRQPTFGNPKPLVDPSNPYYDGNGPAPGWPTVSLLPVLPTPRLPGVTLPEGVSLPDGVEIPGVTEAEADAGTDGDEAPPPGPLQGLLNQLGLGGGQ from the coding sequence GTGGGCCGCACAGGTGTCTTCGGAGCGGCCGCATGTGTGGTCGCGGTGACGGTCACGGGGTGCGGTGGTCTGTCCGACATTCCGTTGCCCGGCGGCGCCGATGTGGGGAGCGACCCGATCCGTCTGGCCATCCAGTTCGACGATGTGCTCGACCTGGTCCCGCAGTCGAGCGTGAAGGTCGACGGTGTTCCGGTGGGCCGCGTCGAATCCATCTCGGTCGCATCCGATTTCGGATGGACCGCCGATGTCGGCATCGTGCTCGACTCGAGCGTCGACCTGCCGGCGAACGCGCTCGCGAGCGTCGAACAGTCGAGCCTGCTCGGTGAGAAGTTCGTGCAGCTCACACCTCCGGAGGACGAGCCGCCGACCGGCCGGCTCGCCGACGGCGACGTGATCCCGCTCGACCGCACCCGGCACGCCACCGAGCTCGAACCGGTGCTCGGCGCGTTGTCGCTGCTGCTCAACGGTGGTGGTGTCGGCCAGATAGCGCCGATCGTCAGCGAGTTGTCGACGGCCTTCGACGGGCGCGAAGGCACCACGCGCAGCCTCATCGAACAGGCCGAAACACTCATCACCGGCCTCGAACAGCAGCGTGACGACATCACCCGGGCCCTCGACGGACTCGACGAGCTCACGGTGCGGGTCGCGGAGCAGAACGAGAAGATCGCGGCGGTGCTCGACGAACTGCCGGTCGCGACCGAGGTACTCGAGCAACAGCGGCCGCAGCTCACCCAGCTGCTCGGTCAGCTCGACCGGCTCGGCAGCGCCGGTGTCGACGTCCTCGAGCAGTCCAAGGAGGATCTGATCGCCGATCTCCTCGCGCTGCGCCCGACCCTCCAGGAACTCGCCGCGTCGGGCGACGACCTCGTGGAGGCGCTCGCCTTCGTGCCCACGGTGCCGTTCCCGGACGGCGTCGAGAAGGTCGCGCTGGGCAACTCGGTGAACCTCTTCCTCGTCGTCGATCTCCAGATCGGTGACGCGCTGGCCGCGCTCGGTGTGGGCCAGGGCGACCCGGTCTACCGCCAGCCGACCTTCGGCAACCCGAAGCCGCTCGTCGACCCGTCCAATCCGTACTACGACGGGAACGGGCCGGCTCCGGGCTGGCCCACGGTGTCGTTGCTGCCGGTGCTTCCCACCCCGCGCCTGCCGGGCGTGACCCTGCCCGAAGGTGTGTCACTGCCCGACGGGGTCGAGATCCCGGGGGTCACCGAGGCCGAGGCGGATGCCGGCACCGACGGTGACGAGGCCCCGCCGCCGGGGCCGCTGCAAGGTTTGCTGAATCAGCTCGGACTCGGGGGTGGGCAGTGA
- a CDS encoding MCE family protein, which yields MSDTTTSPLRRRTLGLIFFVVLALFLYVTIAMYNKTFTKVVEVDLRTDSIGNALPLNADVKARGVLVGEVRGTSAEGGDVTAHLALDPDKAALIPVNATAQLLPKTLFGERYVSLIIPDAPGRAVTNGDVLVQDTSERTVELGDVLDGLLPLLEAVPPQDLANTLGALAQGLSGRGEKLGRTVDDLERIFREVNVELPTLQEDLRGLADFSQTYAEAAPDLVEALNNLRTTGGTVVEQQNQIRTLLASATGASSQTADFIEQNSRSIITLSADSKEALQLLARYSPSFPCTFEAFAEAKPAAVDLLAADDPFPGVRANIQFTNPKGRYLPNQDEPRLLDDRGPACYDNVTAPGRNFPQYPGGSVNDGSYQVPSRNPGPATIDFFPAPEGSGVPDDVGEIIGTSDGGATPVSYAGSRLEQDTLDVIYGQATGVEPEDVPSWTTRLGAPAIRGTEVSFQ from the coding sequence ATGAGCGACACGACCACTTCGCCGCTGCGTCGCCGCACCCTGGGACTGATCTTCTTCGTGGTCCTGGCGCTGTTCCTCTACGTCACGATCGCGATGTACAACAAGACCTTCACGAAGGTCGTGGAGGTCGATCTCCGCACCGACAGCATCGGAAACGCGCTGCCGCTCAACGCCGACGTGAAGGCGCGCGGTGTGCTCGTCGGTGAGGTCCGCGGCACGAGCGCGGAAGGTGGCGACGTTACCGCACATCTCGCCCTCGACCCCGACAAGGCCGCGCTGATCCCGGTGAACGCGACCGCGCAGCTGCTGCCGAAGACCCTCTTCGGTGAGCGGTACGTCTCGCTGATCATCCCCGACGCTCCGGGCCGCGCCGTCACGAACGGCGATGTCCTGGTGCAGGACACCAGCGAACGCACCGTCGAACTCGGCGACGTGCTCGACGGGTTGCTCCCGCTCCTCGAGGCCGTCCCGCCGCAGGACCTCGCCAACACTCTCGGCGCCCTGGCACAGGGATTGAGCGGACGCGGCGAGAAGCTGGGCCGGACGGTCGACGATCTCGAACGGATCTTCCGCGAGGTGAACGTCGAACTGCCCACATTGCAGGAGGACCTGCGCGGACTTGCGGACTTCTCCCAGACCTACGCCGAGGCCGCACCGGATCTCGTGGAGGCGCTGAACAACCTGCGCACGACCGGAGGGACGGTCGTCGAACAGCAGAACCAGATCCGCACGCTGCTCGCGAGCGCGACAGGCGCATCGTCGCAGACGGCCGATTTCATCGAGCAGAACTCCCGCTCGATCATCACCCTGTCGGCGGATTCGAAGGAGGCGTTGCAGCTGCTCGCGAGGTACTCGCCGTCCTTCCCGTGCACGTTCGAGGCATTCGCCGAGGCGAAACCGGCAGCTGTCGACCTTCTCGCCGCGGACGATCCGTTCCCGGGTGTGCGCGCCAACATCCAGTTCACCAATCCGAAGGGCCGTTACCTGCCGAATCAGGACGAACCCCGTCTCCTCGACGATCGCGGACCGGCCTGCTACGACAATGTGACCGCGCCGGGTCGCAACTTCCCGCAGTATCCGGGCGGCTCGGTGAACGACGGTTCGTACCAGGTCCCGTCGCGCAACCCCGGCCCGGCGACCATCGATTTCTTCCCTGCTCCCGAAGGGTCCGGCGTCCCCGACGACGTCGGTGAGATCATCGGCACCTCGGACGGCGGGGCGACTCCCGTCTCGTACGCCGGCTCGCGTCTGGAACAGGACACGCTCGACGTGATCTACGGGCAGGCCACCGGTGTCGAACCCGAGGACGTGCCGTCCTGGACCACCCGGCTCGGGGCTCCGGCGATCCGCGGTACGGAGGTGAGCTTCCAGTGA
- a CDS encoding MlaE family ABC transporter permease: MTVSRGRGDLVLLRGRRAVRAPLNVLDRAGDQMSFYARAVAWTPRTLTHYRKEVLRLLAEVTFGSGALAVIGGTIGVIAMMSGFTGVVVGLQGYAALEQLGSSVLTGFLSAYVNTRELAPIVAALALSATVGCGFTAQLGAMRISEEIDALEVMAVPSLPFLVTSRMIAGFVAVIPLYIIGLLAAYLATRTISTLFNGQSSGSYDHYFYLFLPPEDVLYSFAKVLVFAFVVILIHCYYGFHASGGPAGVGVAVGRAVRTAIVTIAILDFFLSLAIWGTSTTVRVAG, translated from the coding sequence ATGACAGTCTCCAGAGGCCGCGGAGATCTCGTTCTTCTCCGGGGTCGCCGAGCGGTGCGCGCACCGCTGAACGTGCTCGACCGTGCGGGCGACCAGATGTCCTTCTACGCGCGTGCAGTGGCGTGGACCCCGCGAACTCTCACCCACTACCGCAAGGAAGTTCTGCGGTTGCTCGCCGAGGTCACCTTCGGTAGCGGTGCGCTCGCCGTGATCGGTGGCACCATCGGCGTCATCGCGATGATGTCCGGCTTCACCGGCGTCGTGGTGGGTCTGCAGGGTTACGCCGCGCTCGAACAGCTCGGTTCGTCGGTGCTCACCGGCTTCCTCTCGGCCTACGTCAACACCCGTGAGCTCGCCCCCATCGTCGCGGCCCTCGCGTTGTCGGCGACAGTGGGCTGCGGCTTCACGGCACAGCTCGGCGCCATGAGGATCAGCGAGGAGATCGACGCCCTCGAAGTGATGGCCGTGCCGTCGCTGCCGTTCCTGGTGACCTCCCGGATGATCGCCGGCTTCGTCGCCGTGATCCCGCTGTACATCATCGGTCTCCTCGCCGCCTACCTCGCGACCCGCACCATCAGCACACTGTTCAACGGGCAGTCGAGCGGCTCGTACGACCACTATTTCTATCTGTTCCTCCCACCCGAGGACGTGCTCTATTCGTTCGCGAAAGTGCTCGTCTTCGCGTTCGTGGTCATCCTCATCCACTGCTACTACGGCTTCCACGCCAGCGGCGGTCCCGCCGGCGTCGGTGTGGCCGTGGGCCGCGCGGTGCGCACCGCGATCGTCACGATCGCGATCCTCGACTTCTTCCTCAGCCTCGCGATCTGGGGCACGTCGACCACGGTGAGGGTGGCCGGATGA
- a CDS encoding MCE family protein has translation MRGLAAPLIKLVVFAVVTVIATGVLAATIASVGGGGGTKFHAIFSDVTSLNKGDDIRIAGVRVGQVEEISVFDERQARVTFSLEERDWLPAGATATIRFRNLVGQRYIALGQGEGPQGEKITGGDTIPIDRTKPAVNLTTLFDGFRPLFQTLSADDVNKLSFQIIQVFQGEAGTIDDLVRSTASLTNTIADKDRVIGAVIDNLNTVLATIDQRDEQLDALLVNTQALVSGLSADRATVGSAVASMAGLTDAVSDVLEPTRPSIAQSITALEQVTSNLNANRDEVDRVLETLPVKLEKLGRVASYGSWFQFYLCGIDVLAGPGSVPYLNLPTGLPTVNQPIYTNAAKRCSQEGMQELQGR, from the coding sequence GTGAGAGGTCTGGCAGCACCCCTGATCAAACTCGTCGTGTTCGCCGTCGTCACCGTCATCGCGACCGGTGTCCTCGCCGCGACCATCGCGAGTGTCGGTGGCGGGGGCGGAACGAAGTTCCACGCGATCTTCTCCGACGTCACCTCGCTCAACAAGGGCGACGACATCCGCATCGCGGGTGTCCGAGTGGGGCAGGTCGAGGAGATCTCGGTCTTCGACGAACGGCAGGCGCGGGTCACCTTCTCGCTCGAGGAGCGCGACTGGCTCCCGGCCGGTGCCACCGCGACCATCCGGTTCCGCAATCTCGTCGGCCAGCGGTACATCGCGCTCGGTCAGGGCGAGGGTCCGCAGGGCGAGAAGATCACCGGTGGCGACACGATCCCCATCGACCGCACGAAGCCGGCGGTGAATCTCACGACACTCTTCGACGGCTTCCGGCCCTTGTTCCAGACACTGAGCGCCGACGACGTCAACAAACTCTCGTTCCAGATCATCCAGGTCTTCCAGGGGGAGGCCGGCACGATCGACGATCTGGTGCGCAGCACCGCGTCGCTGACCAACACCATCGCCGACAAGGACCGGGTGATCGGAGCGGTGATCGACAATCTCAACACCGTCCTCGCCACGATCGACCAGCGCGACGAGCAGCTCGATGCGCTGCTGGTCAACACGCAGGCACTGGTCAGCGGCCTGTCGGCCGACCGGGCGACCGTCGGCTCGGCGGTGGCGTCGATGGCCGGGCTGACCGATGCGGTCTCCGATGTGCTCGAACCCACCCGCCCGTCGATCGCGCAGTCGATCACGGCGCTCGAACAGGTGACGTCGAATCTCAACGCGAACCGTGACGAGGTCGACCGAGTCCTCGAGACGTTGCCGGTCAAGCTCGAAAAGCTCGGGCGTGTGGCCAGTTACGGTTCGTGGTTCCAGTTCTACTTGTGCGGTATCGACGTCCTCGCAGGTCCCGGTTCGGTCCCGTATCTGAATCTGCCGACGGGGCTGCCCACGGTGAACCAACCCATCTACACGAATGCGGCAAAGCGTTGCTCGCAGGAGGGGATGCAGGAGTTGCAGGGACGATGA
- a CDS encoding MCE family protein, which translates to MAHAENGESRSNRGRIALIAAVVAVAVALAGAGWWLFTRLGTTEITAYFDKAVGIYEGSDVRVLGVEVGKVTSVEPQGDIVKVGLRVNRGIDIPADARAVQITPSVVADRYVQLTPAYTGGDTMSSGAVIDRDRTATPVEVDELYASIDELSRALGPDGANREGALTDFVEVGAQNLAGNGEALGQSIENLSAAARTLDQSRDDLYGTIENLQLFVSALAANDEQVRQFNTQLSDLSGFLAGERQNLGEALNTLSVTLGDVATFVRDNQAAVKDNVDALVPITETLANRRQELVDSLTLLPLAVSNLVNSYDAEAGVLASRLVLPDLQDPAGTVCKLIDLGSLVPGDPEFEQLGRQMQPLLDRCRDIATQITEDQRSPDLILPFGVLSGENIQRQVTPGTVPGVVSPRFDLQGGDR; encoded by the coding sequence ATGGCACATGCCGAGAACGGCGAGTCCCGCAGCAATCGCGGGCGCATCGCACTGATCGCAGCCGTCGTGGCGGTCGCGGTGGCCCTGGCCGGAGCAGGCTGGTGGTTGTTCACCCGTCTGGGCACCACCGAGATCACCGCCTACTTCGACAAGGCCGTCGGCATCTACGAGGGCTCGGACGTCCGGGTGCTCGGTGTCGAGGTGGGGAAGGTGACGTCGGTCGAACCGCAGGGCGACATCGTGAAGGTCGGGCTGCGCGTGAACCGGGGCATCGACATCCCGGCCGACGCCCGTGCCGTGCAGATCACGCCCTCGGTCGTCGCCGACCGCTACGTGCAGCTCACCCCCGCCTACACGGGTGGCGACACGATGAGCAGCGGCGCGGTGATCGATCGCGATCGCACCGCCACCCCCGTCGAGGTCGACGAGCTCTACGCGAGCATCGACGAACTCTCCCGTGCGCTCGGTCCGGACGGAGCGAACCGCGAGGGTGCGCTGACCGACTTCGTGGAGGTCGGAGCACAGAATCTCGCCGGCAACGGTGAGGCGCTGGGGCAGAGCATCGAGAACCTGTCGGCGGCCGCGCGCACGCTCGACCAGTCCCGCGACGATCTCTACGGCACGATCGAGAACCTCCAGCTGTTCGTCAGTGCCCTCGCGGCCAACGACGAGCAGGTGCGCCAGTTCAACACACAGCTCTCGGACCTGTCGGGCTTCCTGGCGGGGGAGCGGCAGAATCTCGGCGAGGCCCTGAACACCCTGTCGGTCACGCTCGGTGACGTCGCGACGTTCGTGCGCGACAACCAGGCGGCCGTGAAGGACAACGTCGACGCGCTCGTGCCGATCACGGAGACCCTGGCGAATCGCCGCCAGGAACTCGTGGATTCGCTGACCCTGCTCCCGCTCGCCGTGAGCAACCTCGTCAACTCGTACGACGCCGAAGCGGGCGTGCTCGCGTCGCGGCTCGTGCTGCCCGACCTGCAGGACCCCGCGGGAACGGTGTGCAAGCTCATCGACTTGGGAAGCCTCGTGCCCGGTGATCCGGAGTTCGAGCAGCTCGGGCGGCAGATGCAGCCACTGCTCGACCGGTGCCGCGACATCGCGACGCAGATCACCGAGGACCAGCGGTCTCCGGATCTGATCCTGCCGTTCGGTGTCCTCAGCGGCGAGAACATTCAGCGGCAGGTCACCCCGGGCACGGTGCCCGGTGTGGTCTCGCCCCGGTTCGACCTCCAGGGAGGAGATCGGTGA
- a CDS encoding MCE family protein, with amino-acid sequence MSKRRSPAAAGALGIVVVLLGTLSAFFLDELPIIGAGATYKAEFSEAAGLKPTNEVRIAGVKVGKVTGVDLEGDRVIVSFKVQDAWVGDDTAASIQIKTILGQKYLALEPRGTEVLDPDDRIPLDRTVAPYDVIEAFSSAATTLGEIDSEQLATGFQTLSEAFSETPDDIRASLDGISRLSDTVASRDQELKRLLDATGNVSEVLADRNAEFNRLLSDGALLVAELNNRQAAISQLLDGTKRLSAELSGLVEENRETIGPALQQLRGVVDILQENNDNLDRAMELYEPFVRVYTNVVGNGRWFDQVVVNLTPPGLPEIPGYREPGRRLEGGN; translated from the coding sequence ATGAGCAAACGTCGCAGTCCGGCCGCCGCCGGTGCCCTGGGCATCGTCGTGGTGCTGCTGGGGACCCTGTCCGCCTTCTTCCTCGATGAACTTCCGATCATCGGGGCAGGCGCGACCTACAAGGCCGAGTTCAGCGAGGCCGCAGGTCTCAAACCCACCAACGAGGTGCGCATCGCCGGTGTGAAGGTCGGCAAGGTCACCGGAGTCGACCTCGAGGGCGACCGCGTGATCGTCTCCTTCAAGGTCCAGGACGCCTGGGTCGGAGACGACACTGCGGCCTCCATCCAGATCAAGACGATCCTCGGGCAGAAGTATCTGGCGCTCGAGCCCCGGGGCACGGAAGTGCTCGATCCCGACGACCGGATCCCGCTCGACCGGACCGTCGCGCCGTACGACGTCATCGAGGCGTTCTCGTCGGCGGCCACGACCCTCGGAGAGATCGACTCCGAACAGCTCGCGACCGGCTTCCAGACCCTGTCCGAGGCCTTCTCGGAGACACCCGACGACATCCGGGCCTCGCTCGACGGCATCAGCCGCCTGTCCGACACGGTCGCGAGTCGCGATCAGGAGCTGAAGAGGCTGCTCGACGCGACCGGCAACGTCTCCGAGGTGCTCGCCGATCGCAACGCCGAGTTCAACCGGTTGCTCTCCGACGGTGCGTTGCTCGTCGCGGAACTGAACAACCGGCAGGCGGCGATCTCCCAGTTGCTCGACGGCACGAAGCGGTTGTCGGCCGAACTCTCGGGACTCGTCGAGGAGAACCGCGAGACCATCGGTCCCGCCCTTCAGCAGTTGCGCGGCGTCGTCGACATCCTCCAGGAGAACAACGACAACCTCGATCGGGCCATGGAACTGTACGAGCCGTTCGTGCGCGTCTACACCAACGTCGTCGGCAACGGCCGGTGGTTCGACCAGGTCGTCGTGAACCTCACCCCGCCGGGCCTGCCGGAGATCCCCGGTTACCGCGAGCCCGGTCGCCGCCTGGAAGGGGGCAACTGA
- a CDS encoding MlaE family ABC transporter permease has protein sequence MGAGSSLVRPVHGALTQAGNIVELFVDVVRNTFRRPFQFREFIEQAWFIASVTILPTALVAIPFGAVVSLQTGSLIKQLGAESFTGAASVLAVIQQGSPIVTALLIAGAAGSAVTADLGSRTIREEIDAMEVLGINPIQRLVVPRVLAMVLVALLLNGLVSVIGIAGGYFFNVVLQGGTPGAYLASFSALAQLPDLYVAELKAAIFGLIAGVVASYKGLHPGAGPKGVGEAVNQTVVITFLLLFFANLILTMVYLQIVPAKGS, from the coding sequence ATGGGGGCGGGCAGCTCGCTCGTGCGGCCGGTTCACGGCGCACTCACCCAGGCCGGCAACATCGTCGAACTGTTCGTCGACGTCGTGCGGAACACCTTCCGCCGACCGTTCCAGTTCCGGGAATTCATCGAGCAGGCGTGGTTCATCGCCAGCGTCACGATTCTTCCGACCGCGCTCGTCGCGATCCCGTTCGGTGCCGTCGTGTCGCTGCAGACCGGTTCGCTGATCAAGCAGCTCGGCGCCGAATCGTTCACGGGCGCAGCGAGTGTGCTGGCGGTCATCCAGCAGGGCAGTCCGATCGTGACGGCCCTGTTGATCGCCGGTGCCGCAGGTTCCGCGGTCACCGCCGACCTCGGGTCGCGGACGATCCGCGAGGAGATCGACGCCATGGAGGTGCTGGGCATCAATCCCATCCAGCGTCTCGTCGTTCCGCGAGTACTGGCGATGGTTCTCGTCGCGCTCCTGCTCAACGGCCTCGTCTCCGTGATCGGCATCGCCGGTGGCTACTTCTTCAACGTGGTGCTGCAGGGAGGGACGCCCGGCGCGTACCTCGCGTCCTTCTCGGCGCTCGCACAGTTACCCGACCTCTACGTCGCCGAACTCAAGGCCGCGATCTTCGGGTTGATCGCCGGCGTCGTCGCGTCCTACAAGGGTCTGCACCCCGGCGCGGGACCGAAAGGCGTGGGGGAGGCCGTGAACCAGACCGTCGTCATCACGTTCCTGCTGCTCTTCTTCGCGAACCTGATCCTGACGATGGTGTACCTGCAGATCGTTCCTGCGAAGGGATCCTGA
- a CDS encoding MCE family protein, giving the protein MRSRLVKVQLALFVIIALLGIVFVGARYVRLDNLMGFGQYTVDARFPTAGGIFPNAEVTYRGVPVGRVGPLTLTDDGINVELRLDNGGPQIPASARPVVANRSAIGEQYVDLQPPNDEGPYLEQGSVIEGTEEDLPTPVEDLLLSTNDLVYSVPLEPLRTVVTELGAAFDGRGDDLQVLVDSLAGLSEKGAEFLPQTVTLIRDSLTVLGTQSEQSSAIQQFSSDLDLVTAQLRDSDPDLRRLIDTGTDASDQLSQLIEGSGPGLTTDLTNLAALARAAAPQTIALQPLLAFLPAVAGSASTPAPGDGTVHQGIILETNNPPSCTIGYEGTQEILAQMRAQDPNFDDTQQDFPFNTNASCEVPQGSVTGVRSANRIVFADPNTIQPWDFKPKKDPDKLNLNPIATQLAPLLGVTPK; this is encoded by the coding sequence GTGAGATCGCGCCTGGTGAAAGTGCAGCTCGCACTGTTCGTGATCATCGCGCTGCTCGGCATCGTGTTCGTCGGCGCCCGGTACGTGCGTCTCGACAACCTCATGGGCTTCGGTCAGTACACCGTCGATGCGCGGTTCCCGACTGCCGGCGGCATCTTCCCGAACGCCGAGGTCACCTACCGCGGGGTGCCGGTGGGCCGCGTCGGTCCACTCACCCTCACGGACGACGGCATCAACGTCGAGCTGCGCCTCGACAACGGCGGCCCGCAGATCCCCGCGTCGGCACGGCCGGTCGTGGCGAATCGGTCGGCGATCGGTGAGCAGTACGTCGATCTGCAGCCTCCGAACGACGAGGGCCCCTATCTCGAACAAGGCTCCGTCATCGAGGGCACCGAGGAGGACCTGCCCACCCCCGTCGAGGATCTGCTCCTGAGCACGAACGACCTCGTGTACTCGGTTCCGCTCGAGCCGCTGCGCACCGTCGTCACCGAGCTCGGCGCGGCCTTCGACGGCCGCGGCGACGACCTGCAGGTGCTGGTCGATTCGCTCGCCGGTCTGAGCGAGAAGGGCGCGGAATTCCTTCCGCAGACCGTCACGCTCATCCGCGACAGTCTCACGGTGCTGGGCACGCAGTCCGAACAGTCGTCGGCGATCCAGCAGTTCAGCTCGGATCTGGACCTGGTGACCGCGCAGCTGCGCGACAGCGATCCCGACCTGCGGCGCCTGATCGATACCGGCACCGACGCGAGCGATCAGCTCTCGCAGCTGATCGAGGGTTCCGGCCCGGGCCTGACTACCGATCTCACCAATCTCGCGGCGTTGGCCCGGGCCGCCGCACCGCAGACGATCGCCTTGCAGCCGCTGCTGGCCTTTCTGCCTGCGGTCGCGGGCAGCGCCAGCACACCCGCGCCGGGCGACGGTACCGTCCACCAGGGCATCATCCTCGAGACGAACAACCCGCCGTCCTGCACCATCGGATACGAGGGGACGCAGGAGATCCTCGCGCAGATGCGTGCGCAGGATCCGAACTTCGACGACACCCAGCAGGACTTCCCGTTCAACACGAACGCATCCTGCGAGGTGCCGCAAGGCAGTGTCACCGGCGTGCGCAGCGCGAACCGCATCGTCTTCGCCGATCCGAACACCATCCAGCCCTGGGATTTCAAGCCGAAGAAGGACCCCGACAAGCTCAACCTGAATCCGATCGCGACGCAGCTCGCGCCGTTGCTCGGAGTCACCCCGAAGTGA